In a single window of the Pseudomonadota bacterium genome:
- the hypD gene encoding hydrogenase formation protein HypD: MKYVEPFREPERVRRAAATLAATCTRPWKIMEVCGGQTHAIARYAIDDLLPDSLKLVHGPGCPVCVTPVEVIAHAQLLSLKPDVTLCTFGDMLRVPGPGGDLVAVRARGADVRLVLSPLDAVEIARANPERQVVFFAVGFETTAPSSALSVELARRLELSNYSLLVAHVRVAPAMELLLSAPDNEVQGFLAAGHVCTIEGTSEYPALAARYRVPIVVTGFEPLDILLGVREVVRQLEAGQADVTNRYERAVKPDGNPLARAMVDRVFEVADVAWRGLGPVKRGGLKLRRELADFDATRVHGPIAAPMPEPTACRAAEVLRGRLEPIECQAFGRQCTPETPLGAPMVSTEGACAAYFRFRPGAARAGGRPARAVADRTGLDLAGKAR; encoded by the coding sequence GTGAAGTACGTCGAGCCGTTTCGCGAACCGGAACGCGTCCGGCGCGCCGCGGCGACCTTGGCCGCCACCTGCACGCGGCCGTGGAAGATCATGGAGGTGTGCGGCGGCCAGACCCATGCCATCGCTCGCTATGCGATAGACGACTTGCTGCCCGACTCGCTGAAGCTGGTGCACGGACCGGGATGCCCGGTGTGCGTTACGCCTGTTGAGGTGATCGCACATGCGCAGCTGCTCTCGCTCAAACCCGATGTCACGCTGTGCACCTTCGGCGACATGCTGCGGGTGCCGGGCCCCGGCGGCGACCTGGTTGCGGTGCGCGCAAGAGGTGCGGACGTTCGGCTCGTGCTGTCACCGCTCGACGCCGTGGAAATCGCGCGCGCGAACCCGGAGCGCCAGGTGGTGTTTTTCGCCGTGGGCTTCGAAACCACGGCACCGAGCAGCGCGCTTTCGGTCGAGCTGGCCCGCAGACTGGAGCTTAGCAACTACAGCCTGCTGGTTGCTCATGTGCGGGTCGCGCCCGCCATGGAGCTCCTGCTCTCGGCGCCGGATAACGAGGTGCAGGGATTCCTCGCCGCCGGACACGTGTGCACCATCGAAGGCACGTCCGAGTATCCGGCCCTTGCCGCCCGCTACAGGGTTCCGATCGTGGTAACGGGCTTCGAGCCGCTCGATATCCTGCTCGGCGTGCGCGAGGTCGTTCGCCAGCTAGAGGCGGGGCAAGCGGACGTGACGAACCGCTACGAGCGCGCGGTCAAGCCCGACGGCAATCCACTGGCCCGTGCCATGGTGGATCGCGTCTTCGAGGTGGCCGACGTAGCGTGGCGGGGGCTCGGCCCGGTCAAACGAGGTGGCCTCAAGCTGCGCCGGGAGCTTGCCGACTTCGATGCGACCCGGGTGCACGGGCCCATCGCGGCTCCCATGCCGGAGCCCACCGCCTGCCGAGCCGCAGAGGTCCTCAGGGGACGCCTCGAGCCGATCGAATGCCAGGCGTTTGGCCGGCAATGCACCCCCGAGACGCCGCTTGGGGCACCGATGGTCTCGACCGAGGGTGCCTGCGCCGCGTACTTCCGGTTTCGACCCGGTGCAGCACGCGCCGGGGGCCGTCCAGCAAGAGCCGTTGCGGATCGCACGGGACTCGACCTGGCTGGCAAGGCGCGATGA
- a CDS encoding hydrogenase maturation nickel metallochaperone HypA: MHESGLIRRLIEIARAQARERGGELRAVHVRLGALAGGTPGHLREHFAIELAALGLAGIELHVVAAPDEPTGVEITGIEVTACEAADRAIPELDR; the protein is encoded by the coding sequence GTGCACGAGAGCGGCTTGATACGCAGGCTGATCGAGATCGCTCGGGCGCAGGCGCGCGAGCGAGGCGGGGAGCTGCGAGCCGTTCACGTCAGGCTCGGTGCCCTTGCCGGCGGCACGCCGGGACATTTGCGAGAGCACTTCGCCATCGAGCTGGCCGCGTTGGGGCTTGCGGGCATCGAGCTGCACGTAGTCGCTGCGCCCGATGAGCCCACGGGCGTCGAGATCACGGGGATCGAGGTCACAGCATGCGAGGCCGCGGATCGCGCGATCCCGGAGCTTGACCGGTGA
- a CDS encoding protein kinase: protein MSESKSEVLGRTVLGRYRIVKRLARGGMGVVYLARTEGAAGFAKPVVVKRILEDLTGDENMARMFIREARIMANLEHPGIVSVLDFGHEDGAYMMVLEYVPGYHLGQWLYYNRLKRHRVPVDWSLHIVAQILDALHYAHTFTQPDGKPTPIVHRDISPSNILLSTDGRVKLLDFGIARMLGEANEFKTQDGRFKGKLAYTAPEAFGGAEPEPASDVYSAGVLLYELISGKNPFRGREMRETFQRVMNYQPPSIHALRDDAPEAIDEVVSRALQKTPRKRFESAHSFSQRLIALRSKPADEIAARLAERTREDFHGDMPQALGLEPLEVRDRAWRGIAQQADGPRDQAELALEEEEDTDSLPDEEQVQDLRETSDVQRPATARGAATWKFLLAGLALVGVVGAFVVSRNRHDPQAIYVVQQPHAEQPAARPAEPSQATAGSPARPPAPPLEPRRAPTASPEIAQAPGATPSKKLAVKTKPKRAKRRNRGPNDPDLRTLSRAFRKRQTAVEQCFQRHAQTLSGRPQVRVQFQVDSRGRVTRSELEPSALNETPLGRCLLLVSRGTHFGPQPQAISFSIPITARRLR, encoded by the coding sequence ATGTCGGAGTCCAAGTCCGAGGTCCTGGGCCGCACGGTCCTTGGGCGCTATCGCATCGTCAAGCGACTCGCGCGCGGCGGCATGGGCGTTGTCTATCTTGCTCGGACCGAAGGTGCAGCTGGCTTTGCCAAGCCCGTCGTGGTCAAGCGCATTCTAGAAGACCTGACGGGCGACGAAAACATGGCCCGAATGTTCATTCGTGAAGCGCGCATCATGGCGAACCTCGAGCACCCGGGCATCGTGAGCGTCCTCGACTTCGGACACGAAGACGGCGCGTACATGATGGTGCTGGAGTACGTGCCAGGCTACCACCTCGGGCAATGGCTCTACTACAACCGGCTCAAACGCCACCGGGTGCCTGTCGACTGGTCGTTGCACATCGTTGCGCAGATACTCGACGCGCTTCACTACGCGCACACGTTCACGCAGCCGGATGGCAAGCCAACGCCCATCGTGCACCGGGACATCTCGCCGTCCAACATCCTCCTGTCGACGGACGGGCGCGTCAAGCTGCTCGATTTCGGCATCGCGAGGATGCTCGGCGAGGCCAACGAATTCAAGACACAGGACGGTCGCTTCAAGGGCAAGCTCGCTTACACCGCACCGGAAGCTTTTGGGGGTGCTGAGCCGGAGCCCGCCAGCGACGTCTATTCGGCCGGCGTGCTGCTCTATGAGCTTATCTCCGGCAAGAATCCCTTTCGCGGCCGCGAAATGCGCGAGACCTTTCAGCGCGTGATGAACTACCAGCCGCCATCGATCCACGCCCTGCGAGACGATGCCCCGGAGGCGATCGATGAGGTGGTCAGCCGGGCGCTGCAGAAAACTCCGCGCAAGCGATTCGAAAGCGCGCACAGCTTCAGCCAGCGGCTGATCGCGCTGCGCTCAAAGCCAGCAGACGAGATAGCGGCCCGGTTGGCGGAACGCACTCGCGAGGACTTCCACGGTGACATGCCGCAAGCGTTGGGACTCGAGCCCTTGGAGGTGCGGGACCGTGCATGGCGAGGCATCGCACAGCAAGCGGATGGGCCTCGTGACCAGGCCGAGTTGGCACTTGAGGAAGAGGAAGACACGGATTCCCTGCCTGACGAGGAACAGGTGCAGGATCTGCGCGAGACTTCCGATGTACAGCGTCCCGCAACGGCACGCGGAGCAGCGACCTGGAAGTTCTTGCTGGCCGGGCTGGCGCTTGTCGGGGTGGTTGGCGCATTTGTTGTGAGCAGGAACAGACACGACCCCCAGGCCATCTACGTGGTGCAACAGCCGCATGCGGAGCAACCGGCAGCGCGGCCGGCCGAACCGAGCCAAGCGACAGCGGGGTCACCTGCAAGACCGCCGGCTCCCCCCCTGGAGCCGAGGAGAGCCCCGACCGCGAGCCCGGAGATCGCGCAGGCTCCAGGCGCGACACCATCGAAAAAGCTGGCGGTCAAGACCAAGCCGAAACGCGCAAAGCGGCGAAATCGGGGACCGAACGATCCCGATCTTCGCACGCTCTCGCGCGCGTTTCGAAAGCGCCAAACAGCAGTGGAGCAGTGCTTTCAGCGCCACGCGCAGACGCTAAGCGGACGGCCGCAGGTACGCGTGCAGTTCCAGGTTGACTCGCGAGGCCGCGTCACGCGCTCAGAGCTCGAGCCGAGCGCGCTCAACGAGACTCCCCTGGGCCGGTGCCTGCTGCTGGTGTCGCGCGGAACTCACTTTGGGCCGCAGCCGCAAGCCATCAGTTTCAGCATCCCCATTACCGCACGCCGACTGCGCTGA
- a CDS encoding Hsp33 family molecular chaperone HslO has protein sequence MTDDGAFRVVVASTSHTVRSAIHAQRADGAPARLLGELLTGSILFRETMAPSLRVQAILLDAKGKGRLVADSFPDGGTRGLVSGLQQPREFELGAGATLELMRTLPNGSLNRGVVGAPERGGLSRALMTYMQTSEQVLSAIAVSCALGPDRRPRAGGYVVQLLPELPHDALTTMTERLSTLADPAELLRQASDIRRFLELLLADMPFTLLDSRPVRFQCHCSHVRVIASLAILPRSEIEAMITEGDVVQAACDYCGKEYRVSPQQLLGLLQQS, from the coding sequence ATGACAGACGACGGTGCCTTCCGGGTGGTCGTGGCTTCCACCTCGCATACCGTGCGGTCCGCGATCCATGCGCAGCGGGCGGACGGAGCTCCAGCACGACTGCTGGGCGAGCTGCTCACCGGCTCGATACTGTTCCGAGAAACCATGGCGCCCTCGTTGCGGGTGCAGGCCATCCTGCTGGACGCCAAGGGCAAGGGCCGCTTGGTGGCCGACTCGTTTCCAGACGGCGGGACGCGTGGACTCGTCTCCGGGCTACAACAGCCGCGCGAGTTCGAGCTTGGCGCGGGGGCGACGCTCGAGCTGATGCGCACGTTGCCCAACGGCAGCCTCAACCGCGGCGTGGTGGGAGCGCCGGAACGGGGCGGCCTCTCCCGCGCGCTGATGACGTATATGCAAACCTCGGAGCAGGTTCTGTCCGCCATCGCGGTCTCCTGCGCCCTGGGCCCGGATCGGCGACCTCGTGCCGGCGGCTACGTGGTGCAGCTGCTGCCCGAGCTACCCCACGACGCGCTTACGACCATGACCGAGCGCCTGAGCACACTGGCCGACCCGGCCGAGCTTCTGAGGCAGGCTAGCGATATACGCCGATTCCTCGAGCTGCTGCTCGCCGACATGCCTTTCACGCTTCTCGACTCGAGACCCGTACGGTTCCAGTGTCACTGCAGCCACGTCCGCGTGATCGCGAGCCTGGCGATCCTTCCTCGCTCCGAGATCGAGGCCATGATAACCGAGGGCGACGTGGTCCAGGCCGCCTGCGACTACTGCGGAAAGGAGTACCGCGTCAGCCCGCAACAGCTCCTCGGCCTGCTGCAGCAAAGCTAG
- a CDS encoding carboxypeptidase regulatory-like domain-containing protein, with the protein MAALRTVSVGLLLAAVALLARAPDAQAQSGSRDGQPQVAAQVDSSAAMPALYRVGLAVSAERGPAIALGTGYGLTERLSAGDGVHHRIKGSAALSFPAAPWLQLGLRFDGRLDRHQDGDAGAVGEPRVLLRVSQAASDRFHLGAEVDVWLVGSNFPSVEPEATTVDSKLLLSWLVSRSFYLGAQGGFRLDSSAKSRPAGILSTNDSLALGVSEFNSALLGLGLLYRLGASQFVFELTGEVLVGKGAPSGESPARVTAGFRHALTEALQLEVMTEVGLSGRPELEPGKPLDPLIPIEPRVGLEFGLRYRPAPPAARVRIARPQPTPAKPEVKAPRRPQPPKVVAVSGTVRGTEGQPVAGARIELAVADKSRQVESDAEGHFELAPLPIGSGTLTVSADGFEPYQESVSLQLDAQSSFQVGLVALPHRGQLRGLVRSFKGQGLEASVQIEPLGLEVHTNDEGRFEAEVEPGDYQVTVRSVGYRTQRRTARVEKDGVTILNVDLRKKRRRGGRDRRR; encoded by the coding sequence ATGGCAGCGCTGAGGACAGTGAGCGTGGGTCTGCTGCTCGCCGCCGTCGCTCTGCTCGCTCGCGCGCCTGACGCACAGGCCCAAAGCGGCTCCAGGGACGGGCAGCCACAGGTCGCTGCACAGGTTGACTCCTCGGCGGCGATGCCGGCGTTGTACCGTGTGGGGCTTGCCGTGTCGGCGGAGCGAGGGCCCGCGATCGCGCTCGGCACCGGTTATGGCCTGACGGAGCGACTGAGCGCCGGCGACGGCGTCCACCACCGCATCAAGGGAAGCGCGGCTCTGAGTTTTCCCGCGGCCCCCTGGCTGCAGCTTGGGCTACGCTTCGACGGCCGCCTCGACCGACACCAAGACGGGGATGCGGGAGCAGTCGGTGAGCCGCGTGTGCTGCTCCGTGTCAGTCAGGCTGCCTCGGACCGTTTCCACCTGGGCGCCGAGGTGGATGTGTGGCTTGTGGGAAGCAACTTCCCCTCCGTAGAGCCCGAGGCCACCACCGTAGACAGCAAGCTGCTGCTCAGCTGGCTGGTGAGCCGGTCGTTTTATCTTGGGGCACAAGGCGGCTTTCGTCTGGACTCGAGCGCCAAATCCAGGCCCGCAGGCATCCTGAGCACGAACGACTCGCTGGCGCTGGGCGTGAGCGAGTTCAACTCGGCGCTGCTCGGGCTCGGGCTGCTCTACCGGCTGGGAGCCAGCCAGTTCGTGTTCGAGCTCACGGGTGAAGTACTGGTCGGCAAGGGGGCACCCAGCGGCGAATCCCCGGCCCGCGTTACCGCAGGGTTCAGGCACGCCCTGACGGAAGCCCTGCAGCTCGAGGTCATGACCGAGGTGGGCCTGAGCGGCAGGCCCGAGCTGGAGCCCGGAAAGCCGCTCGACCCGCTCATCCCAATCGAGCCGCGGGTGGGTCTCGAGTTTGGCTTGCGCTACCGCCCTGCGCCCCCGGCGGCGCGCGTTCGGATCGCGCGCCCGCAGCCAACGCCGGCCAAGCCCGAGGTCAAAGCGCCTCGGAGACCGCAACCGCCAAAGGTCGTGGCAGTGAGCGGAACGGTGCGAGGCACGGAAGGGCAGCCGGTGGCGGGGGCTCGGATCGAGCTGGCCGTGGCTGACAAGAGCCGGCAGGTCGAAAGCGACGCCGAGGGACATTTCGAGCTTGCCCCGCTGCCCATCGGCTCGGGCACGTTGACCGTATCTGCAGACGGTTTCGAACCCTACCAAGAATCGGTTAGCCTGCAGCTGGATGCACAATCCAGTTTTCAGGTCGGGCTTGTGGCGCTTCCCCACCGCGGGCAGCTGCGGGGGTTGGTTCGCTCCTTCAAGGGTCAGGGGCTCGAGGCTTCGGTGCAGATCGAGCCGCTCGGGCTCGAGGTCCACACGAACGATGAAGGCCGATTCGAGGCCGAGGTGGAGCCTGGGGACTACCAGGTCACGGTCCGAAGCGTGGGCTATCGAACCCAACGACGTACCGCGCGCGTCGAAAAAGACGGGGTCACCATCCTGAACGTGGACCTACGCAAGAAGCGCCGAAGGGGAGGTCGGGATCGCCGGCGATGA
- the grxD gene encoding Grx4 family monothiol glutaredoxin has translation MALDEALRARIQDLVEKNRIVLFMKGSRHMPMCGFSGSVVQVLDELASEYTTINVLSDPALREGVKEFSQWPTIPQLYIEGKFVGGRDIVVEMHAAGELHEMLGLDPPQGQVPSISLSASAVEAVRRAAEGQQGDLRLEISNDFQYALSIDEPQPSDLRVQASGVTVLLDRGAAQCADGLRIDYVSGQNEGFRIDNPNEPRQVVQLAPRDLKEMMDGREPFRLLDARTPEEQAKASLSGATLLDDASLEGIEALDRDTPLVVYCHHGGRSQRAAEYLLSQGFRSVYNLAGGIDAWSRQVDPAVPRY, from the coding sequence ATGGCCCTTGATGAGGCACTGCGCGCGCGAATCCAAGATCTTGTCGAAAAGAACCGAATCGTCCTGTTCATGAAAGGCTCGCGCCACATGCCCATGTGTGGCTTTTCGGGTTCGGTCGTGCAGGTCCTCGACGAGCTCGCCTCTGAATACACCACGATCAATGTCCTGAGCGACCCTGCTCTTCGCGAAGGCGTCAAGGAGTTCTCGCAATGGCCTACCATCCCTCAGCTCTACATCGAGGGGAAGTTCGTCGGTGGTCGCGACATCGTGGTCGAGATGCACGCTGCAGGTGAGTTGCATGAGATGCTGGGCCTCGATCCGCCGCAGGGGCAGGTTCCTTCCATCAGTCTGAGCGCTTCGGCGGTCGAGGCGGTCCGTCGTGCTGCCGAGGGCCAGCAGGGCGACCTGCGGCTCGAAATCAGCAACGACTTTCAGTACGCGCTGTCGATCGACGAGCCACAGCCGTCGGATCTGCGCGTGCAGGCGAGCGGCGTCACGGTCCTGCTTGATCGCGGCGCGGCACAGTGCGCCGACGGCCTGCGCATCGACTACGTCAGCGGCCAGAACGAGGGGTTTCGCATCGACAATCCCAACGAGCCTCGACAGGTGGTCCAGCTTGCGCCGCGCGATCTCAAGGAGATGATGGACGGGCGGGAACCGTTTCGCCTGCTTGATGCGCGCACGCCCGAAGAGCAGGCAAAGGCCAGCCTGAGCGGCGCGACCCTGCTGGATGACGCCTCTCTTGAGGGAATCGAAGCGCTGGACCGGGATACCCCGCTCGTCGTTTACTGCCACCACGGGGGTCGCAGTCAGCGCGCCGCCGAGTATTTGCTGAGTCAGGGCTTCAGGAGCGTCTACAATCTGGCGGGCGGTATCGACGCCTGGTCTCGACAGGTCGATCCCGCCGTGCCGAGGTACTGA
- the hypF gene encoding carbamoyltransferase HypF — protein MTVRRAGCIRGTVQGVGLRPLVAKLAAELSLGGRVRNARDGVQIEIEGTRTDLERFDRRLRGELPAAARVQDIRWREVAAIGQRDFQIAPSDQTTPVDPVKPAPAFGIPPDLAVCDECIAEVDDEASRRHSYPFTNCTACGPRFTITRSAPYDRERTSMQSFSMCGDCAREYDDPHDRRYHAQPIACPRCGPTLRLLAADASRLGTGRQALEAAVRVLRRGRIVALKGLGGYQLVARADEEATVARLRSRKRRPGKPLAVLVADLEAARRLAYINEEQARALRHRAAPIVLAKQRGTGVATAVAPGQRRLGLMLPATPLHLLIARQARVPLICTSGNLHEEPICIGDAEALERLAAVADVFLVHDRTIVRRADDSVVQIVCGRMRTLRAARGLRPLSLDFNGAERPVLALGGHLKQAAVLASNRRAVLWPETGDLHTAPARDAMVASIRDLEQYLSMRAAVIATDLHPDYATSIWAEASGRPVVRVQHHHAHIAAVLAEHRHKAALGFAWDGTGLGRDGHVWGGEAIAVDPSGARRVAHLRPFPLPGADAAARDGRRALAGLFVSAGVTPPAARRELARFAQVAASARLAQQTTSVGRLFDAVAALTGVAERSRFEGEAAMALEALAEPSAPPYPFTLAGSSIDWRPMLAAMLSERRDAVRVASRFHATLASMVLRVSQRHAAGVVVLSGGCFQNELLLRQSVALLDEHDVRTLIGEQVPPGDGGLALGQAWVANSSSACA, from the coding sequence GTGACCGTACGGCGTGCCGGCTGCATTCGCGGCACGGTGCAAGGCGTGGGTCTGCGTCCCCTTGTAGCCAAGCTCGCCGCGGAGCTGTCGCTTGGCGGTCGGGTCCGCAACGCCCGGGATGGCGTGCAGATCGAGATCGAGGGCACACGGACCGACCTCGAACGCTTCGATCGCAGGCTGCGCGGCGAGCTGCCGGCCGCGGCGCGAGTCCAGGACATCCGTTGGCGCGAGGTAGCTGCAATCGGCCAGCGCGATTTCCAGATCGCGCCCAGTGACCAGACAACGCCTGTCGATCCTGTGAAGCCAGCCCCTGCTTTCGGGATCCCCCCGGACCTCGCGGTATGCGACGAGTGCATCGCCGAAGTCGACGACGAGGCCTCTCGTCGCCACAGCTACCCGTTCACCAACTGCACGGCGTGCGGCCCACGTTTCACCATCACGCGCAGCGCACCCTACGATCGCGAGCGGACCTCGATGCAGTCGTTTTCGATGTGCGGCGACTGCGCTCGCGAGTACGACGATCCACACGACCGCAGGTACCACGCGCAGCCCATCGCGTGCCCACGTTGCGGCCCCACGTTGCGGCTGCTTGCAGCGGACGCCAGCCGTTTGGGTACCGGCCGCCAGGCGCTCGAGGCCGCGGTCCGGGTGCTTCGGCGAGGCCGGATCGTGGCCCTCAAGGGCCTCGGCGGCTACCAGCTCGTGGCTCGCGCCGACGAAGAAGCCACGGTCGCGCGTTTGCGATCGCGCAAGCGGCGTCCCGGCAAGCCGCTGGCCGTGCTGGTCGCGGATCTCGAGGCGGCGCGCAGGCTCGCATACATCAATGAAGAGCAGGCTCGAGCGTTGCGCCATCGTGCCGCTCCCATCGTGCTCGCAAAGCAGCGCGGCACCGGCGTAGCCACCGCCGTGGCGCCTGGGCAGCGGCGCCTGGGCCTGATGCTGCCCGCAACGCCGCTGCACCTGTTGATCGCGCGTCAGGCCCGAGTACCGCTGATCTGTACGAGCGGCAACCTGCACGAGGAGCCGATCTGTATTGGCGACGCCGAGGCGCTCGAGCGGCTGGCTGCCGTCGCCGACGTGTTCTTGGTCCATGATCGGACCATCGTGCGGCGCGCCGACGACTCGGTGGTGCAGATCGTATGCGGACGCATGCGAACGTTGCGTGCGGCGCGCGGCCTTAGGCCGCTTTCGCTCGACTTCAACGGCGCAGAGCGACCCGTGCTCGCACTGGGCGGACACTTGAAGCAGGCTGCGGTGCTGGCCTCGAACCGACGTGCCGTACTGTGGCCGGAGACAGGCGACCTGCACACGGCACCCGCTCGCGACGCCATGGTGGCCTCCATACGTGATCTGGAGCAGTACCTGAGCATGCGCGCTGCCGTGATCGCGACGGACCTGCACCCCGACTACGCCACCAGTATCTGGGCCGAGGCGAGCGGTCGCCCCGTGGTCCGGGTGCAACACCATCACGCCCACATCGCTGCGGTGCTGGCCGAGCACCGCCACAAGGCTGCACTAGGGTTCGCGTGGGACGGCACCGGGCTCGGCCGCGACGGCCACGTCTGGGGTGGAGAGGCGATAGCGGTCGATCCCTCGGGCGCACGCCGGGTCGCGCATCTGCGCCCCTTTCCTTTGCCCGGTGCGGATGCCGCGGCGCGCGACGGGCGGCGCGCGCTCGCCGGGCTCTTCGTGAGCGCGGGCGTCACTCCGCCCGCGGCTCGGCGCGAGCTCGCCCGCTTTGCGCAAGTGGCGGCCTCGGCACGCCTAGCGCAACAAACCACGAGCGTGGGGAGGCTGTTCGATGCGGTCGCAGCACTAACCGGGGTAGCGGAACGGTCACGCTTCGAAGGCGAAGCCGCCATGGCGCTCGAAGCGCTCGCCGAGCCGAGCGCGCCACCTTATCCCTTCACGCTGGCGGGCAGCAGCATCGACTGGCGGCCGATGCTCGCCGCGATGCTGAGCGAACGTCGCGACGCCGTCCGTGTGGCGTCGCGCTTCCACGCTACCCTGGCCTCCATGGTTCTGCGAGTGAGCCAACGGCACGCCGCGGGCGTGGTGGTGCTTTCAGGCGGCTGCTTTCAAAACGAGCTGCTGCTACGCCAGTCCGTCGCGCTGCTCGATGAGCACGACGTACGCACGTTGATCGGAGAGCAGGTACCGCCGGGCGACGGGGGGCTCGCGCTCGGGCAGGCATGGGTGGCAAACTCGAGCTCCGCATGTGCCTAG
- the hypE gene encoding hydrogenase expression/formation protein HypE — protein sequence MTSHTGSMYCPTAFSSYEHIVLAHGGGGRAMHRLIDGLFARVLSCPDLDTEHDGALLDLAGPIAVTTDAFTVRPLFFPGGDIGRLAVCGTVNDIAMCGARPRHLAAAFVLEEGLALSDLESIVRSMATAAREAGVSVVTGDTKVVERGKGDGVYITTTGLGTRIVPRRVGPRAVRAGDSVLVSGPVGDHGMAVLSVREGLEHETPLQSDVAPVVHSVAALLEADIEVRFLRDPTRGGLASALCELASASGLGISLREHDIPIRSQVADACELLGLDPLYVASEGRFLSVVAAADAERALIVLRQHGCPQAARIGEILASGPGRVILTNAIGGGRVLDMLSGEQLPRIC from the coding sequence ATGACGAGCCATACCGGCAGCATGTACTGTCCCACCGCGTTTTCCAGCTACGAGCACATCGTCCTCGCACACGGCGGTGGTGGCCGCGCCATGCATCGCCTGATCGACGGCTTGTTCGCCCGAGTGCTCTCGTGCCCGGACCTCGACACCGAGCATGACGGCGCCCTGCTGGACCTGGCCGGTCCCATTGCGGTCACGACCGATGCGTTCACCGTACGCCCACTCTTCTTTCCAGGCGGAGACATCGGCCGGCTCGCGGTGTGCGGCACGGTCAACGACATCGCCATGTGTGGGGCACGTCCCCGGCACCTTGCCGCTGCATTCGTGCTCGAGGAAGGCCTTGCGCTGTCGGATCTGGAATCCATCGTGCGTTCGATGGCCACGGCGGCCCGTGAAGCGGGCGTGAGCGTGGTAACGGGCGATACCAAGGTGGTCGAGCGCGGCAAAGGCGATGGCGTGTACATCACCACGACCGGACTTGGCACCCGCATTGTTCCACGGCGTGTTGGGCCACGGGCCGTGCGGGCCGGAGACTCGGTGCTCGTGAGCGGCCCCGTAGGTGACCACGGCATGGCCGTGCTCAGCGTGCGCGAGGGCCTCGAGCACGAAACGCCCCTGCAAAGCGATGTCGCGCCGGTCGTACACTCCGTAGCGGCCTTGCTCGAGGCCGATATCGAGGTGCGCTTCCTGCGTGATCCGACCCGCGGCGGCCTGGCGTCCGCGCTGTGCGAGCTCGCCAGTGCATCCGGCCTTGGCATCAGCCTGCGCGAGCACGACATCCCCATCCGCTCGCAGGTCGCCGACGCCTGCGAGCTGCTGGGTCTCGATCCCCTCTACGTCGCGAGCGAAGGCCGTTTCCTCTCGGTGGTCGCGGCCGCCGACGCCGAACGGGCGCTGATTGTCCTGCGACAGCACGGTTGCCCGCAAGCCGCCCGCATCGGCGAAATCCTGGCATCCGGACCCGGGCGCGTGATCTTGACCAATGCCATCGGCGGCGGGCGGGTGCTCGACATGCTATCCGGCGAGCAGCTACCCCGCATTTGCTAG
- a CDS encoding HypC/HybG/HupF family hydrogenase formation chaperone, translating to MCLALPGRIIERLDGLGGMPFARVQFGSIVRQVCLAYTPEAEVGDYVIVHVGFALQRLDEEAAERSLELLRSVEAGEEDS from the coding sequence ATGTGCCTAGCGCTGCCAGGACGGATCATCGAACGGCTCGACGGGCTCGGCGGGATGCCTTTCGCCCGCGTCCAGTTCGGCTCGATCGTGCGCCAAGTGTGCCTGGCCTACACGCCGGAAGCCGAAGTAGGTGATTATGTCATCGTGCACGTAGGTTTTGCATTGCAGCGCCTCGACGAGGAGGCGGCCGAGCGTTCGCTCGAGCTGCTACGATCGGTCGAGGCAGGAGAAGAGGATTCGTGA